One window of Dysidea avara chromosome 11, odDysAvar1.4, whole genome shotgun sequence genomic DNA carries:
- the LOC136237678 gene encoding uncharacterized protein: MSADRSNWNLGSSAESDPSDTSSSTSEAAAVLKKLSKCTLNGNPSVFQLPLKIMHTSEKLLRNDNNDSEDDNDDNDDDCVYKDDNAEAEGYNIVLARYLVGQSPTLQRSGTEKVLIIVGATGAGKTTLINSMVNYLLGLNYDDDFRFKLVSEKKYDRSQVHSQTNSITSYTIYTMNGFKLPHTLTIVDTPGYGDTQGLTRDRLITEQIQIFFSNSDKYGVDHLDGIGFVAQSASARLTPSQRYVFDSILALFGNNVKENIFIMVTFADGQHPPALNAISKAEIPYNAFYKFNNSAVFSKYEYESGKNFNRLFWEMGTSSFEQFFSSFLKSKPVSLSLIQQVLDERKKLDSTVYEIQKQIEKRIEKIENIRKEMNALQEHQAKIDANKAFTYKINVTKMRKDALPSGKYATNCAICHTTCHYPCGIHDDKQKFQCSAMQGSGENAKCRICLNQCSWNNHFSNSYKFEFYDVTETRTSDEL, translated from the coding sequence atgtCAGCTGATAGGTCCAACTGGAATCTAGGATCAAGTGCAGAAAGTGATCCTAGTGATACTTCATCAAGCACATCAGAGGCAGCAGCAGTGCTAAAAAAGCTAAGCAAATGCACACTTAATGGCAATCCATCTGTTTTTCAACTCCCTTTGAAGATTATGCATACCAGTGAAAAATTATTACGAAATGATAACAATGACAGTGAGGACGACAACGACgacaatgatgatgattgtgtGTACAAAGATGACAATGCTGAGGCTGAAGGTTATAACATTGTGCTTGCCAGGTACTTGGTTGGTCAGTCTCCTACACTTCAGAGATCTGGTACAGAAAAGGTTTTAATAATTGTAGGTGCAACTGGAGCTGGTAAAACCACTTTAATTAACTCTATGGTAAATTATCTCCTTGGACTTAACTACGATGATGATTTCCGATTTAAACTTGTTTCTGAAAAAAAATATGATCGGTCACAAGTACATAGCCAAACAAATTCCATAACTTCATACACTATTTATACAATGAATGGCTTTAAATTACCGCATACTTTGACAATTGTGGATACCCCTGGATATGGTGACACACAAGGTTTAACAAGGGACAGACTGATAACAGAacaaatacaaatatttttttCTAATTCTGACAAGTATGGAGTTGATCATCTTGATGGGATTGGATTTGTTGCACAATCTGCTTCAGCCCGCCTTACACCATCACAGCGTTATGTCTTCGATTCTATTTTGGCACTGTTTGGGAATAACGTGAAAGAAAATATTTTCATAATGGTTACATTTGCAGATGGTCAACATCCTCCAGCTTTAAATGCTATCAGTAAAGCTGAAATACCATATAATGCTTTCTATAAATTTAACAATTCGGCTGTTTTCTCAAAGTATGAGTATGAGAGTGGTAAAAACTTTAATAGGCTATTCTGGGAAATGGGCACAAGTTCATTTGAACAGTTCTTTTCAAGCTTTCTCAAATCAAAGCCAGTAAGCTTATCACTTATTCAGCAGGTCTTAGATGAAAGAAAAAAGCTGGATTCTACCGTTTATGAAATTCAAAAGCAGATAGAGAAGCGTATTGAAAAAATCGAAAACATAAGAAAAGAAATGAATGCTTTACAAGAACATCAAGCAAAAATTGACGCAAATAAAGCATTcacatataaaattaatgtaacaaAAATGAGAAAAGATGCTCTTCCTTCTGGAAAATATGCAACCAATTGTGCTATATGCCACACTACATGTCATTACCCATGTGGTATTCATGATGACAAACAAAAATTCCAGTGCTCGGCAATGCAAGGCAGTGGTGAAAATGCAAAATGTAGAATATGTTTGAATCAGTGTTCATGGAATAATCATTTCAGCAATAGCTATAAATTTGAGTTTTATGATGTTACAGAAACAAGAACTTCTGATGAACTTTAA
- the LOC136238809 gene encoding uncharacterized protein gives MTSQQDNHAIPSSSHSTLQQSPPKRFGLGNALPKIHLPNFFLPPQGLEQTMRQRKMTALTRPPPRGLDHTSVSDKHKESQQSNMVSERTRPDLSLQDMQRVARIFASKPS, from the exons ATGACATCACAACAAGATAATCATGCCATACCCTCATCATCACATTCAACACTCCAGCAGTCTCCTCCTAAGAG GTTTGGACTAGGGAATGCTCTACCCAAGATCCACTTACCAAACTTTTTCTTACCACCACAAGGACTTGAACAAACAATGAGACAACGGAAGATGACTGCTCTAACAAGACCTCCACCACGTGGACTTGATCACACCAGTGTCAGTGACAAACACAAGGAATCTCAACAATCAAACATGGTCAGTGAAAGAACTAGACCAGATTTGTCTTTGCAGGACATGCAAAGGGTAGCTAGAATATTTGCATCCAAACCATCTTGA
- the LOC136237679 gene encoding uncharacterized protein, which yields MRRLIYCLEICTSPYLSTEIASSMHPGQLSFLLRAASDTLPTAMNLRRWNIQCHAKCVLCDSSRPTTAHVLGGCPVALSQERYTYRHDLVIQSLVDSFIRVYIDLPYIRVYADLPNLRASESPPSTLPPNVIVTPFRPDIVIHNTVTSSILLFELTCPLDSAHHLEQARSRKQNKAEYHQILSELDRLNVTNFYETLEISVLGHFQQFSVTNTYNVLHFIDKDINITRSLVQRMLDDASKVCMTASQKIFMASDCREWL from the coding sequence ATGCGACGCTTGATCTACTGCCTGGAAATCTGTACCAGTCCTTACCTGAGCACAGAAATAGCATCCAGTATGCATCCTGGTCAGCTGTCATTTCTTTTGCGGGCGGCTTCGGACACTCTGCCAACTGCCATGAACTTGCGAAGGTGGAATATACAGTGTCATGCAAAATGTGTACTTTGTGATTCCTCACGTCCAACTACTGCTCATGTCTTGGGGGGCTGCCCGGTTGCGTTATCTCAGGAAAGGTACACTTATCGACATGATTTAGTTATTCAGTCTTTGGTCGACAGTTTCATCAGGGTTTACATTGACTTGCCTTATATCCGggtttatgctgaccttcctaACTTGCGAGCCAGTGAGTCACCTCCATCTACACTTCCACCTAATGTGATTGTGACCCCCTTTAGACCAGACATTGTTATCCATAATACCGTCACTTCTAGTATACTTTtatttgaactgacatgtccattggACAGTGCCCACCATCTTGAGCAGGCTAGATCTCGCAAACAAAATAAGGCTGAATACCACCAAATTCTATCAGAGCTAGATCGGTTAAATGTTACCAACTTTTATGAGACTCTTGAGATCAGCGTTTTAGGTCACTTCCAGCAAttttcagtcactaacacttacaatgtactacattttattgataaggacatcaatatcacaaggtcactggttcaACGGATGCTGGATGATGCCTCGAAGGTTTGTATGACTGCATCCCAGAAGATTTTTATGGCAAGTGATTGCCGAGAGTGGTTGTGA